A genome region from Gadus chalcogrammus isolate NIFS_2021 chromosome 7, NIFS_Gcha_1.0, whole genome shotgun sequence includes the following:
- the LOC130385131 gene encoding coiled-coil domain-containing protein 106-like — translation MDNTATDPESDTDWSSNSSTDSTDSRSSDTSSSSSDGRKKKRKHKKKNKKKSKKASKNKGLRVTTISDVVKRYHRVLKLIQKGRKMSRAFLKARVSRNAVKDTAAIAELYIAERSVLDGIKGEQRLLHLAKLCQSKIVGELALKIEDLKRKKKLIPFSKKG, via the exons ATGGACAACACTGCCACCGACCCAGAGTCAGACACTGACTGGAGTTCCAACTCCAGCACTGACTCCACCGATTCCAGGAGCAGTGATAcaagctcttcctcctctgatggccgcaagaaaaagaggaagcacaaaaagaaaaacaaaaagaagagcAAAAAGGCTTCAAAGAACAAAGGACTTCGAG TGACAACAATATCGGATGTTGTTAAAAGGTACCACCGGGTCCTTAAACTAATTCAAAAAGGACGCAAGATGTCGAGGGCATTCCTGAAGGCACGCGTTTCTAGAAACGCAGTTAAAGACACCGCAGCAATAGCGGAGCTCTACATTGCAGAGAGGAGTGTCCTGGATGGAATCAAAGGCGAACAGAGGCTCCTTCATTTAGCAAAGCTCTGCCAGTCCAAAATTGTTGGAGAACTTGCACTTAAAATTGAAGACctgaagaggaaaaaaaaactcatACCATTCTCCAAAAAGGGTTAA
- the LOC130385129 gene encoding uncharacterized protein LOC130385129 isoform X2 — MRELLSVGMDGPNVNFKVLDLLQKEHAELYGGAQVLMVGSCGLHTLHNAMKAGFTAWQIDKLLRALHFLFHNVPARREDYTNITGSSCFPLSFCGHRWVENVPVAERFLEVWPMIQKYVDAAEEKKVQKPNTASYDVILAALGDALLMAKLQFFLAIARSFNPFLVKYQTDEPVLPFLAKDLTELLLVMSSFNNSHPFSLSWAEKMSLFPSNP; from the exons ATGAGGGAGCTTCTCTCAGTTGGAATGGATGGCCCTAATGTGAACTTCAAAGTCCTGGATCTCCTTCAAAAGGAGCATGCTGAGCTGTACGGAGGTGCTCAAGTCCTGATGGTTGGGAGCTGTGGACTGCACACCCTCCACAATGCCATGAAGGCAGGCTTCACAGCCTGGCAAATTGACAAACTCCTGCGCGCGCTCCATTTTCTCTTCCACAACGTTCCTGCCCGAAGAGAGGACTACACCAACATAACCGGATCATCCTgctttcccctctctttctgcGGCCACAGATGGGTCGAAAATGTGCCGGTTGCAGAGAGATTCCTGGAAGTTTGGCCCATGATTCAGAAGTATGTTGATGCTGCTGAGGAGAAGAAGGTCCAAAAACCGAACACGGCCTCTTATGACGTCATCCTGGCAGCACTAGGAGATGCACTCTTAATGGCAAAGCTTCAATTCTTCCTCGCCATTGCGAGAAGTTTTAACCCATTTCTTGTTAAATACCAAACAGATGAGCCAGTGTTGCCTTTTTTGGCAAAAGATTTAACTGAGCTTCTGTTG GTGATGTCATCATTCAACAATTCacatcctttctctctgtcgtGGGCAGAGAAGATGAGTTTGTTTCCTTCCAACCCCTGA
- the LOC130385129 gene encoding uncharacterized protein LOC130385129 isoform X1, translating to MRELLSVGMDGPNVNFKVLDLLQKEHAELYGGAQVLMVGSCGLHTLHNAMKAGFTAWQIDKLLRALHFLFHNVPARREDYTNITGSSCFPLSFCGHRWVENVPVAERFLEVWPMIQKYVDAAEEKKVQKPNTASYDVILAALGDALLMAKLQFFLAIARSFNPFLVKYQTDEPVLPFLAKDLTELLLSLLRRFIKRELLKDQSPLQLINLDISEEKNWVSLKRVDIGLGAESAIKVFSVFICFVS from the exons ATGAGGGAGCTTCTCTCAGTTGGAATGGATGGCCCTAATGTGAACTTCAAAGTCCTGGATCTCCTTCAAAAGGAGCATGCTGAGCTGTACGGAGGTGCTCAAGTCCTGATGGTTGGGAGCTGTGGACTGCACACCCTCCACAATGCCATGAAGGCAGGCTTCACAGCCTGGCAAATTGACAAACTCCTGCGCGCGCTCCATTTTCTCTTCCACAACGTTCCTGCCCGAAGAGAGGACTACACCAACATAACCGGATCATCCTgctttcccctctctttctgcGGCCACAGATGGGTCGAAAATGTGCCGGTTGCAGAGAGATTCCTGGAAGTTTGGCCCATGATTCAGAAGTATGTTGATGCTGCTGAGGAGAAGAAGGTCCAAAAACCGAACACGGCCTCTTATGACGTCATCCTGGCAGCACTAGGAGATGCACTCTTAATGGCAAAGCTTCAATTCTTCCTCGCCATTGCGAGAAGTTTTAACCCATTTCTTGTTAAATACCAAACAGATGAGCCAGTGTTGCCTTTTTTGGCAAAAGATTTAACTGAGCTTCTGTTG AGTTTACTGAGGCGGTTCATTAAAAGGGAGCTCCTAAAGGACCAAAGCCCCCTGCAGCTCATTAATTTGGACATCTCTGAGGAGAAGAACTGGGTCTCCCTCAAAAGGGTAGACATAGGCTTGGGGGCTGAATCTGCCATCAAGGTATTTtcagtgtttatttgttttgtgagtTGA